Proteins from one uncultured Flavobacterium sp. genomic window:
- a CDS encoding putative glycoside hydrolase, translating to MKLPKLLLFLLALSIFSCTQKEKTTFKFGVWTTADAKKSDADYTKEFKKYKDGGIDEVLINTGTDPKLLKRLVPLATKEGLKVHAWIMAMNRPGDSIALQHPDWYQVSKEGKSCFDNRPYVDYYQWLCPTRKESRNHVLGLVEELAKVDGIESVHLDYIRFPDIFLPISLLPKYNLVQDVELPQFDFCYCDECVKAFEKIHHKNPKTSHNTSIDMEWKNFRLNAIKAVVDDAYKIAHKHNKQLTAAVFPYPEMADHMVRQRWDKWNIDEVYPMIYHSFYDEEIDWVGYATKQGVADLEDKNTKINTGIYVPGLKSDKELKEAILLAKENGAVGVSFFDGNALTESNLKTIKETKANLK from the coding sequence ATGAAACTACCAAAACTATTACTTTTTTTATTGGCATTGAGTATTTTTTCATGTACCCAAAAAGAAAAAACCACTTTTAAATTTGGAGTATGGACAACGGCCGATGCTAAAAAATCGGATGCAGATTATACAAAAGAATTCAAAAAATATAAAGACGGAGGAATCGATGAAGTATTAATAAATACCGGAACAGATCCAAAACTTTTAAAAAGATTAGTGCCTTTAGCAACAAAAGAAGGTTTAAAAGTGCACGCCTGGATTATGGCAATGAACAGACCCGGAGATTCAATTGCTTTACAGCATCCGGATTGGTATCAGGTGAGTAAAGAAGGAAAATCTTGTTTTGATAACCGACCTTATGTCGATTATTATCAATGGTTATGTCCAACAAGAAAAGAGTCCAGAAATCACGTTTTAGGTTTAGTTGAAGAATTGGCAAAAGTAGACGGAATCGAAAGTGTTCATTTAGATTACATTCGTTTTCCGGACATCTTTTTACCAATTAGTTTATTGCCAAAATACAATTTAGTTCAGGACGTAGAATTACCTCAGTTTGACTTTTGTTATTGTGATGAATGTGTAAAAGCATTCGAGAAAATCCATCATAAAAATCCAAAAACAAGCCACAATACTTCTATCGATATGGAGTGGAAGAATTTTAGATTAAATGCTATAAAAGCCGTTGTTGACGATGCTTACAAAATTGCACACAAACACAATAAACAATTAACAGCAGCAGTATTTCCTTATCCTGAAATGGCAGATCATATGGTGCGCCAGCGTTGGGATAAATGGAATATTGATGAAGTATATCCAATGATTTATCATAGTTTTTATGATGAAGAAATTGACTGGGTTGGTTACGCCACAAAACAAGGCGTTGCAGATTTAGAAGATAAAAATACAAAAATCAATACAGGTATTTATGTTCCCGGATTAAAATCAGATAAAGAATTGAAAGAAGCTATTTTACTGGCAAAAGAAAATGGAGCAGTTGGAGTATCTTTTTTTGATGGAAATGCATTGACTGAGAGTAATTTAAAAACAATTAAAGAAACGAAAGCAAACTTAAAATAA
- a CDS encoding carbohydrate-binding family 9-like protein, with amino-acid sequence MSLKFKGLVALGFLSVIGYSQSKNTIAPKTYVAAKTATPIVIDGEESDVAWNKVEWTDLFEDIENGVKPKYATKVKMLWDETNFYILAKIEEPHVWANLKQRDTIIFYNNDFEVFIDPDSDTFNYYELEINALNTAWDLFLSKPYRENDNVVLNDWNIPGLKSAVKINGTLNNPNDTDEGWVLEMAIPWASYKTSYFDQNIPVDKFWRVNFSRVNWQHDIKNGNYERKKDAEGKFLPEYNWVWSPMGVIDMHEPEKWGYVYFSSKEGKDSFTIPQDEKVKWELYSLYRAQKKYFGTHKTWAKSLTDLTKKSIIVDGKILKPIIENHSSGYNILVKSPFSNTTFIIRQDGKIISK; translated from the coding sequence ATGAGTTTAAAATTTAAAGGATTAGTCGCTTTAGGGTTTCTTTCAGTAATTGGATATTCGCAATCAAAAAATACGATTGCGCCTAAAACTTATGTGGCGGCCAAAACTGCAACTCCAATTGTAATTGATGGAGAAGAATCTGATGTTGCCTGGAATAAAGTAGAATGGACTGATCTTTTTGAAGATATCGAAAATGGAGTAAAACCAAAATACGCAACCAAAGTAAAAATGCTTTGGGATGAAACCAATTTTTATATACTGGCAAAAATTGAAGAGCCACATGTTTGGGCTAATTTAAAACAACGTGATACCATTATTTTTTACAACAATGACTTTGAAGTTTTTATAGATCCCGACAGTGATACTTTTAACTATTACGAATTAGAAATAAACGCCTTGAACACTGCTTGGGATCTATTTTTATCAAAACCGTATAGAGAAAATGATAACGTTGTTTTAAACGATTGGAATATTCCGGGGTTAAAATCGGCGGTAAAAATCAACGGGACCCTAAACAATCCTAATGATACTGACGAAGGCTGGGTATTAGAAATGGCGATTCCGTGGGCATCTTATAAAACATCTTATTTTGACCAAAATATTCCCGTAGATAAATTCTGGAGAGTAAATTTTTCAAGAGTAAACTGGCAGCACGATATTAAAAATGGCAATTATGAACGCAAGAAAGATGCTGAAGGAAAGTTTTTGCCGGAGTATAATTGGGTTTGGTCGCCAATGGGCGTAATCGATATGCATGAACCCGAAAAATGGGGTTATGTTTATTTTTCTTCTAAAGAAGGAAAAGACAGTTTTACAATTCCGCAGGATGAAAAAGTAAAATGGGAATTGTATTCTTTGTACCGTGCTCAGAAAAAATATTTTGGAACACATAAAACGTGGGCAAAATCATTGACAGATCTTACAAAGAAATCGATTATTGTTGATGGTAAAATTTTAAAACCAATTATCGAAAATCACTCCTCTGGATATAATATTTTAGTAAAAAGCCCTTTTTCGAATACAACATTCATAATAAGGCAGGACGGTAAAATAATATCAAAATAA
- a CDS encoding glycoside hydrolase family 130 protein — MSSIPWQDRPENSNDVMWRYSENPIIERYAIPTSNSIFNSAVVPFGDEFAGVFRCDNKAVQMNIFAGFSKNGIDWDINHEPIVMQSGNTEMIESAYKYDPRVVFIEDRYWITWCNGYNGPTIGIGYTFDFKEFFQCENAFLPFNRNGVLFPQKINGKYAMLSRPSDNGHTPFGDIWISYSPDMKYWGEHRLVMKPTPFEDSAWQCTKIGAGPIPILTDEGWLMIYHGVINTCNGFRYAMGAALLEVDSPDKVKYRTQPYLLGPAELYEMVGDVPNVVFPCAALHNIEEDKLAVYYGAADTVVAIAFGKLSEVVQFTKDNSL, encoded by the coding sequence ATGAGCAGTATTCCTTGGCAAGACAGACCCGAAAACAGTAACGACGTAATGTGGAGATATTCTGAAAATCCAATTATTGAAAGATATGCTATACCGACATCAAATAGTATTTTTAACAGCGCAGTTGTTCCTTTTGGAGATGAATTTGCAGGTGTTTTCAGATGTGATAACAAAGCAGTTCAAATGAATATTTTTGCCGGTTTTAGTAAAAACGGAATCGATTGGGACATTAATCATGAGCCAATTGTAATGCAGTCTGGTAATACCGAAATGATCGAATCAGCATACAAATATGATCCTCGTGTTGTTTTTATCGAAGATCGTTACTGGATTACCTGGTGTAATGGTTATAACGGACCAACAATTGGTATTGGTTATACATTCGACTTCAAAGAATTTTTTCAATGCGAAAATGCCTTTTTACCTTTCAATAGAAATGGAGTTTTGTTTCCACAGAAGATAAACGGAAAATACGCGATGTTAAGTCGTCCAAGTGATAATGGTCATACACCTTTTGGAGATATTTGGATCAGTTACAGTCCGGATATGAAATATTGGGGAGAACATCGTTTAGTAATGAAACCAACTCCTTTTGAAGACAGTGCGTGGCAATGTACCAAAATTGGAGCAGGACCAATCCCGATTCTTACGGACGAAGGCTGGTTAATGATTTATCACGGAGTTATTAATACTTGCAATGGTTTCCGTTATGCAATGGGAGCAGCGCTTTTAGAAGTTGATTCACCAGACAAAGTAAAATACAGAACGCAGCCTTATTTATTAGGTCCTGCAGAACTTTATGAAATGGTTGGAGATGTACCAAATGTAGTTTTCCCTTGTGCAGCTTTACACAATATTGAAGAAGATAAATTAGCCGTTTATTATGGTGCAGCAGATACAGTTGTCGCAATAGCATTTGGTAAATTAAGCGAAGTTGTTCAGTTTACAAAAGATAATAGTTTATAA
- a CDS encoding sodium:solute symporter family protein, whose amino-acid sequence MNIIDVSIIIVYIILSVGIGIWISRKASKGLDDYFLGGKTIKWYFLGLSNGSGMFDVSGTSWMIGVLFLYGVKSFMFMWLWPIWNQIFVMMFLAVWIRRSKVMTGSEWILTRFGNDKAGKASHIIVAIFAIISTIGFIAYFFEGIGKFITIILPWDLTLYYGDLILLTSERSYALIIIFLTTIYTVKGGMFSVVATEVVQYLIMIVASVLIAGYAFLNYTDIQINSVITEEWKNVFFGWQFETQWSEKFQTFNNLIDSEGYKMFGAFIGMTLFKGFFASVAGPTPSYDLQRILSTKSVKEAAYMSGFTNLILFIPRYLLITGIVVIALVNIAPELNANTGLTGADLELLMPKVVNLYLPVGIKGLLLAGLLAAFMSGFSAFVNAGPAYIVNDIYKKYFKPIATNAHYIKVSQISSFVVVGLGVFMGFFADSINSLTLWITSALYGGYVAANFLKWIWWRFNGWGYFWGMFAGLIVASLQFILGQNKGNLTEGSFLYELSQVQAIYLFPVIFGFSILGCLLGTFLSKPTDIEVLKSFYANVRPWGWWKPVCKLLKAEDQTFEKNNDFWKDMLNCVIGIIWQSSMILLPIFFVIRDYPKAILALSVFLVTTTILKFTWLDKVRKIAD is encoded by the coding sequence ATGAATATCATTGACGTATCGATCATCATAGTTTATATTATACTTTCAGTAGGAATAGGGATTTGGATTTCAAGAAAAGCATCAAAAGGATTAGATGATTATTTCCTAGGCGGAAAAACGATCAAATGGTATTTTTTAGGTTTAAGTAACGGATCAGGAATGTTTGATGTTTCAGGAACTTCCTGGATGATTGGCGTGTTGTTTTTATACGGAGTAAAAAGCTTCATGTTTATGTGGCTTTGGCCTATTTGGAATCAGATTTTTGTAATGATGTTCCTGGCCGTCTGGATAAGACGATCAAAAGTAATGACAGGTTCTGAATGGATTTTAACCCGTTTTGGAAACGACAAAGCCGGAAAAGCATCACATATTATTGTAGCAATTTTTGCTATTATTTCGACAATTGGTTTTATTGCCTATTTTTTTGAAGGAATAGGGAAATTTATAACCATCATTCTTCCTTGGGATTTAACGCTTTATTATGGCGATTTAATTTTGCTGACGTCTGAGCGATCTTATGCTTTAATAATCATATTTTTAACTACAATTTATACAGTAAAAGGAGGTATGTTTTCTGTTGTTGCGACAGAAGTTGTACAATATTTAATTATGATTGTTGCCAGCGTTTTAATTGCCGGTTATGCGTTTTTAAATTATACTGATATTCAGATTAATTCTGTAATTACAGAAGAATGGAAAAATGTTTTCTTCGGATGGCAGTTTGAAACGCAATGGAGTGAAAAGTTTCAGACATTCAATAATTTAATTGATTCCGAAGGTTACAAAATGTTCGGCGCTTTTATCGGAATGACATTATTCAAAGGTTTCTTCGCCAGTGTTGCCGGCCCAACGCCAAGTTATGATTTGCAAAGAATTCTTTCTACAAAATCTGTAAAAGAAGCTGCATATATGAGTGGTTTTACCAACTTGATTTTGTTCATTCCAAGATATTTATTAATTACAGGAATTGTCGTAATTGCTTTGGTGAATATAGCACCGGAGCTGAATGCGAATACAGGTTTAACGGGAGCCGATTTAGAATTACTAATGCCAAAAGTGGTTAATTTATACCTTCCTGTCGGAATAAAAGGACTTTTACTTGCAGGTTTATTGGCAGCATTTATGTCCGGGTTTTCAGCTTTTGTAAACGCAGGACCAGCTTATATTGTAAATGATATTTATAAAAAATACTTCAAACCAATTGCAACAAATGCACATTATATAAAAGTTAGTCAGATTTCATCTTTCGTGGTTGTTGGTTTAGGTGTTTTTATGGGATTCTTTGCAGACTCAATTAATTCCTTAACCTTATGGATTACAAGTGCATTGTATGGAGGTTATGTAGCTGCCAATTTTTTAAAATGGATTTGGTGGAGATTTAACGGTTGGGGTTATTTTTGGGGAATGTTTGCCGGATTAATTGTAGCTTCATTGCAATTTATTTTAGGACAGAATAAAGGTAATTTAACCGAAGGATCGTTTTTATATGAGTTATCACAAGTACAGGCAATTTATCTATTTCCGGTAATATTTGGTTTCTCAATTTTAGGATGTCTTTTAGGAACTTTTTTAAGTAAACCTACAGATATAGAAGTTTTAAAATCTTTTTATGCAAACGTAAGACCTTGGGGTTGGTGGAAACCAGTTTGTAAATTATTAAAAGCAGAAGATCAAACTTTCGAAAAAAATAATGATTTCTGGAAAGATATGCTAAATTGTGTTATCGGAATAATATGGCAGTCAAGTATGATTTTACTTCCGATATTCTTTGTAATCAGAGATTACCCAAAAGCAATTTTAGCGTTAAGTGTGTTTTTAGTGACAACGACAATTTTAAAATTCACATGGTTGGATAAAGTTCGAAAAATAGCAGATTAA
- a CDS encoding histidine kinase encodes MNFNSGKLYRVPLHYHILFWLTYFLFNTFRWGIYFNDYGYSFKTNLLGFPIHMTLCYLNILVFMPYLVYRKKYLLYILAVLSSIFIMVIIKFNLTYLLISHRVWPEGPQPIDKLTLNYSIDMMIGELYVITFVTAIKITLDFLKEQKRVADLEKSQLETELLFLKSQISPHFLFNTLNNIYSLSVEKSNKTPKVVLKLSELLRYMLYETKSKKQTLENEILCIENYLDLERIRNNDRLEINMSISGDIHDKEISPVILLTFIENAFKHGVNKNTGKVVINISFKVKGDFLHFTVSNPTPEITEHTDNFNKSSGIGIENVKKRLELGYNKEDYSLSFKNKKDIFVVKLVIKVS; translated from the coding sequence ATGAATTTCAATTCTGGCAAACTTTATCGTGTACCATTACATTATCATATCCTTTTTTGGCTTACTTACTTTTTATTTAACACATTTCGTTGGGGAATTTATTTTAATGATTATGGTTATTCTTTCAAAACTAATTTATTGGGTTTCCCGATTCATATGACATTATGTTATTTGAATATTTTAGTATTTATGCCGTATCTGGTTTATCGAAAAAAATATCTTCTATACATTCTCGCCGTTTTATCGTCGATATTTATAATGGTCATAATTAAGTTTAACCTTACTTACTTATTGATAAGCCATCGCGTTTGGCCTGAAGGACCTCAACCTATAGATAAACTAACACTGAATTATAGCATCGATATGATGATTGGCGAGCTTTATGTTATCACTTTTGTTACTGCAATTAAGATCACTTTAGATTTCCTGAAAGAACAAAAAAGGGTGGCCGATCTTGAAAAATCTCAATTAGAAACTGAGTTGCTTTTCTTAAAATCTCAAATTTCTCCACATTTTCTCTTTAATACGCTTAATAATATTTATTCGTTATCTGTAGAAAAATCAAACAAAACTCCAAAAGTTGTTCTAAAACTTTCTGAGTTACTGCGTTACATGTTGTATGAAACAAAAAGTAAAAAGCAAACTTTAGAAAACGAAATACTCTGCATCGAGAATTATCTTGATCTTGAGAGAATCAGAAATAATGATCGGTTAGAAATAAATATGTCTATTTCTGGAGATATTCACGATAAGGAAATATCTCCTGTAATATTGTTGACATTTATTGAAAATGCTTTTAAACATGGCGTAAACAAAAACACGGGAAAGGTTGTAATCAATATTAGTTTTAAGGTAAAAGGTGATTTTCTTCATTTTACTGTTTCAAACCCAACGCCAGAAATTACAGAACATACAGACAATTTTAACAAGTCAAGTGGTATAGGTATAGAAAACGTTAAAAAAAGGCTTGAGTTGGGCTACAATAAAGAGGACTACAGTCTTTCTTTTAAAAATAAAAAGGATATTTTTGTGGTTAAGCTTGTGATTAAAGTATCTTAA
- a CDS encoding response regulator, whose protein sequence is MKINCLIIDDEPLAINVIKNYLEPIENFEVINTFTNPIEGLNFLKNNNVDVIFLDINMPVLDGINFIKSLENPPLLIITSAYSEFAIETYELDVLDYLVKPIKFPRLMKALNKVSKRLENKTNASQENSTENPFIFVKIDKKRMKKIFLNEILVIESLKDYLKISTLTSKYIIHSTLSNFTDLLPERNFLRIHRSYTIAIDKIDVVEGNSIEIEGIRYVIGRFYMDQVKQRILNSST, encoded by the coding sequence ATGAAAATAAATTGTTTGATTATAGATGATGAGCCATTGGCAATCAATGTTATTAAAAATTATTTAGAGCCAATTGAAAATTTTGAGGTAATAAACACTTTTACGAACCCAATTGAAGGTTTAAATTTTTTAAAAAATAACAACGTTGATGTAATTTTTCTAGACATCAATATGCCTGTTCTCGACGGTATCAATTTTATAAAAAGTCTCGAAAATCCTCCGTTACTTATTATTACCAGCGCATATAGCGAATTTGCAATAGAGACTTACGAATTAGATGTTTTGGATTATCTGGTAAAACCTATCAAATTTCCGAGGCTGATGAAAGCGCTAAATAAAGTAAGTAAAAGGCTTGAAAATAAAACAAATGCATCTCAGGAAAACAGTACCGAAAATCCTTTTATTTTTGTAAAAATTGACAAGAAAAGAATGAAGAAGATTTTCTTAAATGAAATTCTAGTCATAGAAAGCCTAAAAGATTACTTAAAAATAAGCACTTTAACTAGTAAATACATCATACACAGCACATTATCTAACTTTACTGATTTACTACCGGAAAGAAATTTTTTAAGAATACACAGATCATACACAATTGCAATTGACAAGATTGACGTCGTTGAAGGAAATAGTATAGAAATTGAAGGTATCAGATATGTAATTGGCAGATTTTATATGGATCAGGTAAAACAACGAATTTTAAATTCTTCAACTTAA
- a CDS encoding type II CAAX endopeptidase family protein, with the protein MIISQLSLKGFYAICRVLLFYIISIVIFATSSGVTKNVFLGDQLSFLISTILTFLLVVLFAKWEKLPLKDVGLIPYKSSLLRFSSGFGISVVMVVVEVLIITNFAKVKFSFAPHIPPINVITSLILFLLVACREELVFRSYSLRSLANSLNPIIALVIMTTIFIIEHVIAGMSWKMAVLGPGFGGILFGISALKTRGLALPLGLHFSWNFMQWLLGFKNNSGVWREIVEKGHESQAENIALAAFVFVMSATIVGIWQFYTRKES; encoded by the coding sequence ATGATAATATCACAGTTATCTCTAAAAGGGTTTTATGCGATTTGTCGGGTTTTACTTTTTTACATCATTAGTATTGTAATTTTTGCTACTAGTTCAGGAGTAACCAAAAATGTTTTTTTAGGAGATCAGTTATCCTTTTTAATATCGACAATCTTAACCTTTCTTTTGGTCGTGTTATTTGCAAAATGGGAAAAACTGCCTTTAAAAGATGTTGGGTTAATCCCTTATAAAAGCAGTCTTTTACGGTTTTCAAGCGGCTTTGGAATTAGTGTTGTAATGGTAGTTGTAGAAGTTCTCATTATAACAAATTTTGCAAAGGTTAAATTTTCGTTTGCCCCACATATCCCGCCTATAAATGTCATTACATCCTTAATTCTTTTTTTACTGGTCGCATGTAGAGAAGAATTGGTTTTCCGTTCCTATTCATTACGAAGTTTGGCTAATTCTTTAAACCCCATCATTGCATTGGTAATAATGACAACTATTTTTATTATTGAACACGTAATTGCGGGAATGTCTTGGAAAATGGCTGTCTTGGGACCCGGTTTTGGAGGGATTTTATTTGGAATCTCTGCTCTAAAAACAAGAGGCTTGGCTTTACCTTTAGGACTTCATTTTTCCTGGAACTTTATGCAATGGCTATTGGGATTTAAAAACAATAGTGGAGTTTGGAGAGAAATTGTAGAAAAAGGCCATGAATCACAAGCAGAAAATATAGCATTGGCAGCATTCGTCTTTGTTATGAGTGCCACCATTGTGGGAATATGGCAGTTCTATACAAGAAAAGAAAGTTGA